In Massilia antarctica, the following are encoded in one genomic region:
- a CDS encoding PEP-CTERM sorting domain-containing protein encodes MRLNRCATLLCAPALFWSAPAPASLLSMTPTVQTITLAPGSAWDAMGTITNLSGFDLLSSEIFLEFSAYPHTVLAPQQRLGGIEFTIGDRTVSGLAELFHVDIAPDAVRGLAWSMDVFAADVHGNFSDPTTFSFLIDGPAVVVPEPSTLPLLAAGLAALLAGAGLARQRALHPDSAGD; translated from the coding sequence GTGCGATTGAACCGATGTGCCACCCTCCTCTGCGCGCCGGCCCTGTTCTGGTCCGCGCCCGCGCCAGCCTCGCTGCTGAGCATGACACCAACCGTCCAGACCATCACCCTTGCGCCCGGATCGGCCTGGGATGCCATGGGTACCATCACCAACCTGAGCGGCTTCGACCTGCTCAGCTCGGAGATATTTCTCGAGTTCAGCGCTTACCCGCACACGGTGCTGGCGCCGCAGCAGCGCCTGGGCGGGATTGAATTCACCATCGGCGACCGGACGGTGTCCGGCTTGGCCGAGCTGTTCCACGTCGACATCGCGCCCGATGCCGTGCGCGGCTTGGCCTGGTCCATGGACGTGTTCGCGGCCGACGTGCATGGCAACTTCAGCGACCCGACCACCTTTTCCTTCCTCATCGACGGGCCCGCGGTCGTGGTGCCGGAACCATCCACCTTACCGCTCCTGGCCGCCGGGCTCGCCGCGCTGCTGGCGGGCGCGGGCCTGGCACGGCAGCGCGCGCTTCATCCCGACAGCGCAGGAGACTGA